One Phycisphaerae bacterium DNA segment encodes these proteins:
- the pilO gene encoding type 4a pilus biogenesis protein PilO, with the protein MQVIKNKQFVMSIAVVTLAVAFVFLQYLPLSKKAKSLSTANAQLIADNTAINARVDVLPQLYVQIEEMKQQIGNFDAKIPLGRSHGTFLQKLAEVMQQHGLTELVIQPGSEIETPSLSGIPVNIRCSGKLVQIFRFFKAMESFERVVRVSEVSLANDNKLDGILIMNAKVEMFYRTQ; encoded by the coding sequence AACAATTTGTTATGTCGATTGCGGTAGTGACACTGGCGGTGGCTTTTGTGTTCCTGCAGTATCTGCCCCTGAGCAAAAAAGCCAAAAGTCTGAGTACCGCCAACGCGCAGCTTATAGCGGATAACACTGCTATCAACGCACGTGTCGATGTATTGCCGCAGCTATATGTGCAGATTGAAGAAATGAAACAGCAGATAGGAAATTTCGACGCGAAAATACCGCTCGGAAGGTCGCACGGCACATTTCTGCAGAAGCTTGCCGAGGTAATGCAGCAGCATGGTCTGACGGAACTTGTTATTCAGCCGGGCAGTGAAATCGAGACTCCAAGCCTGTCAGGCATACCCGTTAATATCCGATGCAGCGGAAAACTGGTACAGATTTTCAGGTTTTTCAAGGCGATGGAATCCTTCGAAAGAGTTGTCCGCGTCTCGGAAGTTTCGCTGGCTAACGACAATAAACTCGATGGTATTCTGATAATGAACGCAAAGGTGGAAATGTTCTACAGGACACAATAA